The following are encoded together in the candidate division WOR-3 bacterium genome:
- the cysD gene encoding sulfate adenylyltransferase subunit CysD, which yields MDHLNILENNSIYIIREAYQQFQKVALLWSIGKDSTTLLYLIRKAFFGEVPFPVLHIDTGYKFEEIYNFRDEYVKKWNLNLIIHRNDEAILKKMGPEKGKLECCTALKTNALKDAISKYRFRALYLGIRRDEHGIRAKERVFSPRDEDFEWDYRNQPPELWDQYKSKAREEEHIRVHPLLGWTEMDIWEYIKRENIPVVTLYFAKDGKRYRSIGCKPCVMPIESNAQNVDEIIKELRETKISERSGRAQDKESDYIMEKLRALGYM from the coding sequence ATGGACCATTTAAACATCCTAGAAAACAATAGCATTTATATTATAAGAGAAGCCTATCAACAGTTCCAAAAAGTGGCTCTTTTATGGTCTATTGGTAAAGATTCTACAACGTTATTATATCTTATAAGGAAAGCTTTTTTTGGTGAAGTTCCTTTTCCTGTGCTTCATATTGATACAGGATATAAATTTGAAGAAATTTATAATTTTAGAGATGAATATGTAAAGAAATGGAATCTTAATCTTATAATCCATCGTAATGATGAAGCAATATTAAAGAAGATGGGGCCAGAAAAAGGAAAATTGGAATGCTGCACTGCGTTAAAAACGAATGCTTTAAAAGACGCTATCAGCAAATACAGATTTCGAGCTTTATATCTTGGGATAAGAAGAGATGAGCACGGTATAAGAGCTAAAGAAAGGGTATTTTCTCCTAGGGATGAAGACTTTGAATGGGATTATAGAAATCAACCTCCAGAGCTCTGGGATCAATATAAATCAAAGGCAAGAGAAGAAGAGCATATAAGGGTTCATCCTCTTCTCGGATGGACAGAGATGGATATATGGGAGTATATTAAAAGAGAAAACATTCCTGTTGTAACTCTTTATTTCGCAAAAGATGGGAAAAGATATAGAAGTATCGGTTGTAAACCTTGTGTTATGCCTATCGAGTCAAACGCTCAAAATGTTGATGAGATAATTAAAGAGTTAAGAGAAACAAAAATATCAGAGCGAAGTGGTAGAGCACAGGATAAAGAATCTGATTATATTATGGAAAAACTTCGTGCTCTTGGCTATATGTAG
- a CDS encoding ABC transporter substrate-binding protein: MTIKRFIGNLIKINIMEANDTVKEFLEKVEDLSKNSSFLWSDLLEKELTSLQEVEKVREELRNLYASMAVIYEGSDSFRAIVRKSEELLSFGLSLVNEALNKIYSFNDITLSLSSKMEELISKKEEINTIMEELESLNEISANTARNAEIKAYQAGSSGKGFEVVAEELGRMTGRALDSVREMVEKLEDLKIRSKEARERFEKIRENLSGFIEKANELKGTSDKAKDKISFIIETSERLFTLLEELTRRRKNIEDATNSFFSFLKNRIARFLEIDSLFSQGEALKEIFKNHIELFMHLLEKNSDFLPIVISQLNSFLKKMSIIGQDSSLGVSGISLTKFTDNLELSAIFEMRNLFGVIGREIENSKEIIKEMKNQAKNSFGSILNVESFIQKNLEVVGEVANIEINLSRISSSLIRLVENIEEFIGHLRGVALYGKIEASRIQEDIGGLSVIVEEMYSLSENYTKLGDKLNRFFYPIKEKIEDIKTTTITLERIVHRLKDIVEESKRAFKENEEQIESLGEVAESIRPFIDDQEDVVTEIEATLKNATKEFKESSNKIKELESNLNEEKALTEAFIQDENWKSLSFGIGEKGKRSTLKVHLKVEPLSLDPLYEDCPYVMQVLYLLHRGLFDCGFSGKIYPFLVDKWELSEDFKKFYFVIRNDVISSKGKNIDSEDVKYSIERIMGTDNIFFPINKVEISGKYSFSVFLEEVNPSFLYNLSLLESSVLSKGNKNGIDGIGPFKLAEWRKGEEIILESNPNYFFGVPYLSNLIFRIAENPIEEFKSGKIDIIMIDYEDFIKVKTKDIVAGNIFPSSYSINYLGFNFSIKDLPFSNSKVRQALNYAINRRTLIEEYSYGLTQPIDKTFSSELCNYDLKIDLYNYDEDKAKRLLQEAGFPGGLPETYTLSVCDFPTFVKRAEFLQESFSRIGIKLKIEKSSWRKFLKKIQEKKTQLFLHSYTLETKNPINFLINLFYSSSKWNFSFYSNKILDNKIKEIQREVSPIKRIKLYEEAERMILEETPLVFLDKAVNFILVRENVFGFHSGCGNRIHYEWVGVE, from the coding sequence TTGACAATTAAAAGATTTATTGGTAATTTAATAAAAATAAATATTATGGAAGCCAATGATACGGTTAAAGAATTCTTAGAAAAAGTAGAGGATTTATCTAAAAATAGCTCTTTTTTGTGGAGCGACCTCTTGGAAAAGGAATTAACTTCTTTACAAGAAGTAGAAAAAGTAAGGGAAGAGCTAAGAAATCTTTATGCTTCAATGGCTGTAATTTATGAAGGATCTGATTCTTTCAGAGCTATTGTAAGAAAGAGTGAAGAATTATTATCTTTCGGTCTTAGTCTTGTTAATGAAGCTCTTAATAAAATTTATTCCTTTAATGATATTACACTTTCCTTAAGTAGCAAGATGGAAGAATTAATAAGTAAAAAGGAAGAGATAAATACAATTATGGAAGAACTTGAATCTCTTAATGAAATATCCGCTAATACAGCTAGAAATGCTGAAATTAAGGCTTATCAAGCAGGCTCTTCTGGGAAAGGTTTTGAAGTGGTGGCTGAGGAATTGGGGAGGATGACGGGAAGAGCTTTAGACTCTGTTAGAGAGATGGTAGAGAAGTTGGAGGATCTTAAGATTCGTTCAAAAGAGGCGAGAGAGAGGTTTGAAAAAATAAGAGAAAACTTATCTGGATTTATCGAAAAGGCTAATGAGCTAAAGGGAACTTCTGATAAAGCAAAAGATAAAATTTCTTTTATTATAGAGACTTCGGAAAGGTTATTTACTCTTCTCGAAGAGCTTACAAGAAGAAGAAAAAATATTGAGGATGCGACGAATTCTTTTTTCTCTTTCTTGAAAAATAGAATAGCAAGATTCTTAGAGATAGATTCTCTTTTCTCTCAAGGTGAAGCATTAAAGGAAATTTTTAAAAATCATATAGAACTTTTTATGCATTTGCTTGAGAAAAATTCTGATTTTTTGCCTATTGTTATTTCACAGTTAAATTCTTTTCTAAAAAAAATGAGCATTATAGGACAAGATAGCTCCCTTGGTGTTTCAGGCATTAGTCTAACAAAGTTCACAGATAATCTTGAACTTTCAGCTATTTTTGAAATGAGAAATTTATTTGGAGTAATTGGGAGGGAAATTGAGAATTCAAAAGAGATTATTAAAGAAATGAAAAACCAGGCAAAGAATAGCTTTGGTAGTATTTTGAATGTGGAGTCTTTTATACAAAAAAACTTAGAAGTTGTAGGAGAGGTGGCAAATATTGAGATAAATTTATCCAGGATATCTTCGTCTCTTATAAGATTGGTAGAAAATATAGAAGAATTTATAGGGCATTTGAGGGGGGTTGCTTTATACGGTAAAATAGAAGCTTCAAGAATTCAGGAAGATATTGGGGGTCTTTCTGTAATTGTGGAAGAAATGTATTCTCTTTCTGAGAATTATACAAAATTGGGAGATAAATTAAACAGATTTTTTTACCCAATAAAAGAAAAGATTGAAGATATAAAAACAACAACTATCACACTTGAAAGAATAGTCCACAGGCTTAAAGATATTGTTGAGGAAAGTAAAAGAGCTTTTAAAGAGAATGAAGAGCAAATTGAGTCTCTTGGGGAAGTTGCTGAGAGTATTCGACCTTTTATTGATGATCAGGAAGATGTGGTTACCGAAATAGAGGCCACTCTTAAAAATGCGACTAAGGAATTTAAAGAAAGCTCAAATAAAATCAAAGAGCTTGAAAGTAACTTGAATGAGGAAAAAGCCTTAACCGAGGCTTTCATCCAAGACGAAAACTGGAAATCATTATCTTTTGGAATTGGAGAAAAGGGGAAACGTTCAACTTTGAAAGTCCACTTAAAGGTTGAGCCTCTAAGTTTGGATCCTCTTTACGAGGATTGTCCTTATGTAATGCAAGTTTTATATCTTCTCCATAGAGGCTTGTTCGATTGTGGTTTTTCTGGAAAAATTTATCCATTTCTTGTGGATAAATGGGAACTCTCTGAGGATTTCAAAAAATTTTATTTTGTGATAAGAAACGATGTTATTTCTTCAAAAGGGAAAAATATTGACTCTGAAGATGTAAAGTATTCCATCGAAAGAATAATGGGAACAGATAATATATTTTTCCCGATAAACAAAGTAGAAATTAGTGGAAAATATTCTTTTTCTGTTTTTTTGGAAGAAGTTAACCCCTCTTTTCTTTACAATTTATCTCTTTTAGAAAGTTCTGTGCTTTCGAAGGGGAATAAAAATGGAATAGATGGGATTGGTCCTTTTAAATTGGCGGAATGGAGAAAGGGAGAAGAAATAATCTTAGAATCAAATCCAAATTATTTCTTTGGAGTTCCTTATCTTTCAAATTTAATATTCAGGATAGCAGAAAATCCTATAGAAGAATTTAAAAGTGGAAAAATAGATATCATAATGATTGATTATGAAGATTTTATTAAAGTTAAGACCAAAGATATAGTTGCAGGAAATATTTTTCCTTCTTCTTATTCTATAAATTATCTTGGTTTTAATTTTAGTATAAAGGATCTACCTTTTAGTAACAGTAAGGTCCGTCAGGCTTTAAACTATGCGATAAACAGAAGGACTTTGATAGAGGAATACTCTTATGGTCTTACTCAACCAATAGATAAGACCTTTTCTTCAGAGTTATGTAATTATGATTTGAAAATAGATCTTTACAATTATGATGAAGATAAAGCAAAAAGGCTCCTACAGGAAGCGGGGTTTCCAGGGGGCTTGCCAGAAACTTATACTTTGTCAGTTTGTGATTTCCCGACTTTTGTGAAAAGGGCTGAGTTTTTACAGGAATCTTTTTCTCGCATTGGTATTAAATTAAAAATTGAAAAAAGTTCTTGGAGAAAATTCTTAAAAAAAATTCAAGAAAAGAAGACTCAGCTCTTTTTGCACAGTTATACCCTTGAGACTAAAAATCCGATTAATTTTTTGATTAATCTTTTCTACTCTTCTTCGAAGTGGAACTTTTCTTTTTACTCTAATAAAATTTTAGACAATAAAATAAAAGAGATACAAAGGGAAGTAAGTCCAATTAAAAGAATTAAACTGTATGAAGAGGCGGAGAGAATGATCTTAGAGGAAACCCCTTTAGTTTTTTTGGATAAGGCCGTAAATTTTATATTAGTAAGAGAAAATGTATTTGGATTCCACTCCGGTTGTGGAAACCGTATCCATTATGAATGGGTTGGAGTTGAATGA
- a CDS encoding GTP-binding protein, with product MRAETPLKFVLIGHIDHGKSTLIGRLLYDTNSLPPDKVEEVRKASKDVGDSEIEFAFVMDHLREEREQGITIDIAYSFFRSKKREYVIIDAPGHVEFVKNMLTGASQAEAALLIVDAVEGVEEQTKRHANLISMLGIKQVIVVINKMDLVNFKEDLFSSLKNEIEDFLLSLNLKPSYYIPISALKGDNIVKESESMRWYKGPTILGALDSLKSDPLPVDKELIFPIQDVYKIRGKRIAVGRIETGSLSIGEEVEILPNGEKTFIKSIEKFEGEIEKAEAGESIGITTETPVFLERGFVLVRKGEEPLVGESLNANLIWFSKEPLKKEERLTIRLATQETKGSILKIRRRIDSSSLKILEENGSSLNNLEIGEVEIRTKKPIVFTKFNKVKEMGRFVLIRENDLVAGGIIN from the coding sequence ATGAGAGCTGAAACCCCTTTGAAATTTGTCCTAATAGGACATATTGACCACGGTAAATCTACTCTTATTGGAAGACTTCTTTACGACACCAATTCTCTTCCTCCAGATAAAGTTGAAGAAGTGAGAAAGGCTTCAAAAGATGTTGGGGATAGTGAAATAGAATTCGCTTTTGTTATGGATCACTTAAGAGAAGAAAGAGAACAAGGAATTACCATAGATATAGCTTATTCATTTTTTAGAAGTAAAAAAAGAGAATATGTAATTATAGACGCTCCTGGCCATGTGGAATTTGTAAAAAATATGCTTACAGGAGCTTCTCAAGCAGAAGCTGCTTTGCTTATTGTTGATGCTGTAGAAGGGGTGGAAGAACAAACCAAAAGACATGCTAATTTGATCTCAATGCTTGGCATTAAACAAGTTATTGTTGTTATAAATAAAATGGATCTTGTTAATTTTAAAGAGGATTTGTTTTCTTCCCTAAAAAATGAGATTGAGGATTTTCTCTTATCTCTCAATTTAAAACCATCTTATTATATTCCAATTTCTGCACTAAAGGGCGATAATATTGTCAAAGAGTCTGAATCTATGAGATGGTATAAAGGGCCTACTATATTAGGAGCTCTTGATTCTTTAAAAAGTGATCCTCTGCCTGTAGATAAAGAACTCATTTTCCCAATTCAGGATGTTTATAAGATAAGAGGAAAAAGAATTGCTGTGGGAAGAATTGAAACTGGAAGTTTATCTATTGGAGAAGAAGTGGAAATACTCCCAAATGGAGAGAAAACCTTTATAAAATCCATTGAGAAATTTGAAGGAGAAATAGAAAAGGCAGAAGCTGGGGAATCAATAGGAATTACAACAGAAACTCCTGTTTTTTTAGAAAGAGGCTTTGTGTTGGTAAGAAAAGGAGAAGAACCTTTAGTAGGAGAAAGCCTTAATGCAAATCTTATATGGTTCTCAAAAGAGCCTTTAAAGAAAGAAGAAAGATTAACGATTCGCCTTGCCACTCAAGAAACCAAGGGTAGTATTTTAAAAATAAGAAGAAGGATAGATTCTTCTTCTCTTAAGATATTAGAAGAAAATGGTTCCTCTTTAAACAATTTGGAAATAGGAGAAGTTGAAATAAGGACAAAAAAACCAATTGTTTTTACAAAATTTAACAAAGTTAAAGAAATGGGGAGGTTCGTTCTCATTAGAGAGAATGATCTTGTAGCAGGTGGAATTATCAACTAA
- a CDS encoding alpha-glucuronidase family glycosyl hydrolase: MSIILRLSLLLLTISAPFKIFSEDGYRLWLRYDKIDNEERLKEYKENLKVVYFPGNTPTLKAAREELMLGLRGLLGKSIRITDKVNKDGVLIVGSLKSSNLVSELGIEEILNKVNEEGFIIKSIIVKGKKCTLISARTDIGLLYGVFNFLRILQTQKSIENLSIIESPIIKYRILNHWDNLDRTVERGYAGFSIWDWHKLPDYIDPRYKDYARANASIGINGVVLTNVNANAEVLRPFYLEKVAALSNVFRPYGIKVYLTARFNAPMEIGGLGTADPLNKEVIKWWKDKVAEIYRYIPDFGGFLVKANSEGQPGPQDFGRTHADGANMLAKALVPYGGIVMWRAFVYDSKIPEDRAKQAYNEFKPLDGYFLKNVLIQVKNGPIDFQPREPFHPLFGAMKKTPLMMEFQITKEYLGFSTHLVYLAPLYKEVLDFDTYAKGKGSYVSKVVDGSLFGHSISGIAGVSNIGTDRDWCGSPFDQANWYAFGRLSWNHRLSSEEIAEEWIRMTFTNNPEFVKSVKEMMLTSREVAVNYMTPLGLHHIMGWGHHYGPAPWISEGRPDWTSVYYHKADSVGIGFDRTSKGSNAVSQYYPPVANFFSNLESCPDEYLLWFHHLPWDYKMKNGRTLWEELCYRYYEGVKSVENMRKTWAKLKGLIDEERYNKVEEFLKIQEKEAKWWRDACVLYFQTFSKKPIPEGLEKPSKSLEYYKSLNFKYVPGHWYR; the protein is encoded by the coding sequence ATGTCAATAATTTTGAGACTCTCACTACTTTTACTGACCATCTCCGCTCCTTTTAAGATTTTCTCTGAAGATGGTTATAGATTGTGGTTACGTTATGATAAAATAGATAACGAAGAAAGGTTGAAAGAATACAAAGAAAACTTAAAAGTAGTTTATTTTCCTGGAAATACTCCAACTTTAAAAGCAGCAAGAGAAGAATTAATGCTTGGGTTAAGGGGTTTACTAGGAAAATCTATAAGAATTACAGATAAGGTGAATAAAGATGGAGTTCTCATTGTAGGAAGCTTAAAATCTTCTAACCTCGTTTCTGAGTTAGGGATAGAAGAGATTTTAAATAAAGTAAATGAAGAAGGTTTCATAATAAAAAGCATCATCGTTAAAGGTAAGAAATGCACACTAATTTCTGCACGGACAGATATTGGTTTACTTTATGGGGTTTTTAATTTTCTTAGAATTCTTCAAACTCAAAAAAGTATTGAGAATCTTTCAATAATTGAATCTCCAATTATTAAGTATCGCATTTTAAATCACTGGGATAATCTTGATAGAACGGTTGAGAGGGGTTATGCAGGATTCTCTATATGGGACTGGCACAAATTACCAGATTATATAGATCCTCGTTATAAAGACTATGCAAGAGCCAATGCTTCAATTGGGATTAATGGAGTTGTGCTTACGAATGTAAATGCTAATGCAGAGGTGTTGAGGCCATTTTATCTTGAAAAAGTAGCTGCTCTTAGTAATGTTTTTCGGCCTTATGGAATAAAAGTTTATTTAACTGCCCGTTTTAATGCTCCAATGGAAATAGGAGGGCTAGGGACCGCAGATCCTCTTAATAAAGAAGTTATAAAATGGTGGAAAGATAAAGTTGCAGAAATCTACAGGTATATTCCTGATTTTGGAGGATTCCTTGTTAAAGCCAATTCAGAAGGTCAACCAGGTCCACAAGATTTTGGAAGAACACATGCAGATGGAGCGAATATGTTGGCAAAAGCTCTTGTCCCTTATGGGGGAATTGTAATGTGGAGAGCTTTTGTTTATGATTCTAAGATCCCAGAAGATAGAGCTAAACAAGCGTATAATGAGTTCAAACCTCTTGATGGTTACTTTCTTAAAAATGTATTAATTCAGGTGAAAAATGGGCCAATAGATTTTCAACCGAGAGAACCCTTCCATCCCTTATTTGGCGCAATGAAAAAGACACCTTTAATGATGGAATTTCAAATTACTAAGGAGTATTTAGGATTCTCTACTCACTTGGTCTATCTTGCTCCTTTATATAAAGAAGTCTTAGATTTTGACACCTATGCTAAAGGGAAAGGCTCTTACGTTTCTAAAGTAGTAGACGGCTCTCTCTTTGGACACTCAATAAGTGGAATCGCAGGAGTTTCTAATATCGGAACCGATAGAGACTGGTGTGGAAGTCCTTTTGATCAGGCTAACTGGTATGCTTTTGGACGACTTAGCTGGAATCATAGACTAAGCTCCGAAGAGATAGCTGAAGAGTGGATCAGGATGACCTTTACTAACAACCCTGAATTTGTTAAATCAGTAAAAGAGATGATGCTTACCTCCAGGGAAGTAGCAGTTAATTACATGACCCCTTTGGGATTACATCACATAATGGGATGGGGGCATCATTACGGACCTGCTCCATGGATTAGTGAAGGAAGACCTGACTGGACTTCTGTTTATTACCATAAAGCAGATTCAGTGGGAATCGGTTTTGATAGAACTTCCAAAGGGAGTAATGCTGTAAGTCAGTATTATCCTCCTGTGGCTAATTTTTTTTCTAACTTAGAAAGCTGCCCCGACGAATATCTTTTATGGTTTCACCATCTTCCTTGGGATTACAAAATGAAAAATGGAAGGACTCTTTGGGAAGAGTTGTGTTATAGATACTATGAAGGAGTTAAATCTGTAGAGAATATGCGAAAGACTTGGGCAAAACTCAAAGGGTTAATTGACGAAGAAAGATATAATAAAGTTGAAGAATTTCTAAAAATTCAGGAAAAAGAAGCGAAATGGTGGCGAGACGCTTGTGTTTTGTATTTTCAGACTTTCTCCAAAAAGCCAATCCCTGAAGGTTTAGAAAAACCATCCAAATCCCTTGAGTATTATAAGAGTCTTAATTTTAAATATGTTCCGGGGCACTGGTATAGGTAG
- a CDS encoding glycoside hydrolase family 127 protein, protein MSIKSLIKILGFFFEIFLVSCATNYKRKESLYPLTPVSFTDITLTDNFWSKRIETNRTVTIPFGFEKCEKEGRIRNFARAGGLLGGEYEGKMPFDDSDVYKVIEGASYSLACHPDLKLEKYIDGIIEKIAIAQEEDGYLCTWKTINPEKTPAWWVKPGPRWFNLGASHELYNMGHLYEAAFAHYKATGKKNLLNIALKNADLICKTFGPGKRLDVPGHQIIETGLVKLYLLTKKEKYLKMAKFFLDQRGNAKGHELYGSYSQDHKPVIEQNEAVGHAVRAVYMYSGMTDIAAIMKDSSYLKAVRRLWEDVVSKKLYITGGIGSRHEGESFGEAYELPNLTAYNETCAAIGFIYWTHKMFLLHGEAKYIDVLERSLYNGMLSGVSLEGNSFFYPNPLESDGKFKFNQGSLTRKEWFDCSCCPTNIIRFMPSIPNYIYAYKGDTLYINLFVANKANVNMNGIRVFLQQETEYPWDGKIKIILNPESERVFTLNIRIPGWAIGEVVPSDLYRYLEENKEVITLKVNDNFYDFKINKGFAGITRKWSKGDVIELVLPMSVRRVLANEKVKDDVNKVALVRGPIVYCAEEVDNEEGVFDLVIPNDAKLNPVYCEDLLKGLVVIKGKVLDKKGRERELFAIPYYAWSNRTPGEMAVWFWRK, encoded by the coding sequence ATGAGTATTAAATCCCTTATTAAAATATTAGGTTTCTTTTTTGAGATCTTTTTGGTCTCCTGTGCAACGAATTACAAAAGAAAAGAAAGTCTCTATCCACTTACACCCGTTTCTTTTACAGATATAACATTAACTGATAATTTTTGGTCAAAACGAATTGAGACCAATAGAACTGTTACAATCCCCTTTGGATTTGAAAAATGCGAAAAGGAAGGAAGAATTAGAAATTTTGCCAGAGCTGGTGGACTATTGGGGGGAGAATATGAGGGCAAAATGCCTTTCGATGATTCTGATGTTTATAAGGTAATTGAAGGAGCTTCATATTCATTAGCTTGCCATCCTGACTTAAAGTTAGAAAAATATATTGATGGGATTATCGAAAAGATTGCCATAGCTCAAGAAGAAGACGGATATCTTTGCACTTGGAAGACAATAAATCCTGAGAAGACTCCGGCCTGGTGGGTAAAACCGGGCCCTCGCTGGTTTAATCTTGGAGCAAGCCACGAATTGTATAACATGGGTCATTTGTATGAGGCAGCTTTTGCTCATTATAAAGCAACCGGAAAGAAAAATCTTTTGAATATTGCTTTAAAGAATGCAGATTTGATTTGCAAAACCTTTGGTCCCGGAAAAAGACTCGATGTGCCAGGCCATCAGATTATTGAAACAGGTCTAGTAAAATTATATCTCTTAACAAAAAAAGAAAAATATCTTAAGATGGCAAAATTCTTTTTAGACCAAAGAGGTAATGCAAAGGGCCACGAACTTTACGGTTCATACAGTCAAGATCATAAACCAGTAATTGAACAAAATGAAGCTGTTGGTCACGCAGTCAGAGCTGTTTATATGTATTCAGGAATGACGGATATTGCAGCAATTATGAAAGACTCCTCTTATCTAAAAGCAGTTAGGAGGCTGTGGGAAGATGTGGTTTCTAAAAAATTATATATAACAGGAGGAATAGGGTCTCGCCATGAAGGAGAGTCTTTCGGTGAAGCTTACGAATTACCCAATCTAACTGCTTATAATGAGACCTGTGCTGCAATTGGTTTTATTTATTGGACTCACAAAATGTTTTTACTTCATGGCGAAGCGAAATACATAGATGTTTTAGAGAGGAGTCTTTATAATGGGATGCTCTCTGGAGTTTCTCTGGAAGGAAATTCTTTTTTTTATCCGAATCCTCTTGAATCTGATGGAAAATTTAAGTTTAATCAAGGTTCTTTAACGAGAAAGGAATGGTTTGACTGTTCTTGCTGCCCAACGAATATTATTCGCTTTATGCCTTCAATCCCCAATTATATTTATGCATATAAAGGTGATACATTATATATCAACCTTTTCGTTGCAAACAAGGCTAATGTAAATATGAATGGTATTAGAGTTTTCCTTCAGCAGGAAACCGAATATCCATGGGATGGGAAAATAAAAATAATATTGAATCCGGAAAGTGAAAGGGTTTTTACCTTAAATATTCGTATCCCAGGATGGGCTATTGGAGAAGTGGTCCCAAGCGACCTCTATAGATATTTAGAAGAGAATAAAGAGGTAATAACCTTAAAAGTAAATGATAATTTTTACGATTTTAAGATTAATAAAGGATTTGCCGGGATTACTCGAAAGTGGTCAAAAGGAGATGTAATTGAATTAGTTCTACCAATGTCTGTTCGGCGAGTTTTGGCAAACGAAAAAGTTAAAGATGATGTAAACAAAGTTGCACTTGTTCGTGGTCCTATTGTTTACTGTGCCGAAGAGGTTGACAACGAGGAAGGAGTCTTTGACTTAGTAATACCAAATGATGCTAAGCTTAACCCTGTATACTGCGAAGATTTATTAAAAGGTTTAGTTGTAATTAAAGGTAAAGTATTAGATAAAAAAGGGAGGGAAAGAGAATTATTCGCTATACCTTATTATGCATGGTCCAATCGCACTCCCGGAGAAATGGCAGTGTGGTTTTGGAGAAAATAA
- a CDS encoding alkaline phosphatase family protein, translated as MDGVPYSFLEKGIESGKFENIKRISKESGGLKRYNSVYPTVSSVAWSSYMTGKNPGEHSIFGFVDRIANPFKLKIPLATDRTAETFWKKLSLEGKKVLVMNVPLTYPPEKVNGILISCFLTPSIDKAVNPPSYVGYLKEKKYVIDVDPNLGHKDKRQFMKELFQALDRRMEVFFDLLNKEDYYLAQCHIMETDRLNHFFWGDYEEGGEFKEDFERFYYKLDKWIGETFKLLSENDTFIVLSDHGFCRIKYNVQINHFLEEEGYLSWEKELPENITEISKDSLAYSLIPGRIYLNLKGREEKGNVPLEKYDKIREELKEKLLNLRSPEGEKIIEKVFFREEIYKGKYLENAADIIAHPSWGFDLKANVNTFSICEKPKAIEGMHTYEDAVIFGVGINLNRVNSIEDPLKVLLENSY; from the coding sequence ATTGATGGAGTTCCTTATAGTTTTTTAGAGAAAGGCATAGAAAGTGGTAAGTTTGAAAATATAAAGAGAATTTCTAAGGAAAGCGGTGGATTAAAAAGATATAATTCGGTTTATCCAACAGTCTCTTCTGTGGCTTGGAGCTCTTATATGACGGGGAAGAATCCTGGGGAGCATTCAATTTTTGGATTCGTGGATCGCATCGCAAACCCTTTTAAATTGAAAATTCCTCTTGCAACAGACAGAACTGCTGAGACTTTTTGGAAAAAGCTTTCTCTGGAAGGGAAAAAAGTCCTTGTGATGAATGTTCCTCTAACTTATCCTCCGGAAAAAGTAAATGGTATTTTAATTTCTTGTTTTCTTACTCCATCTATAGACAAAGCAGTAAATCCACCTTCTTATGTTGGATATTTAAAAGAAAAAAAATATGTGATAGATGTAGATCCAAATTTGGGGCATAAAGATAAAAGGCAGTTTATGAAAGAATTGTTTCAAGCTCTTGATAGGAGGATGGAGGTTTTCTTTGATTTGTTAAATAAAGAAGATTATTACCTGGCTCAATGTCATATAATGGAAACAGACCGATTAAATCACTTTTTTTGGGGAGATTATGAGGAAGGAGGAGAATTCAAGGAAGATTTTGAGAGATTTTATTATAAACTTGATAAATGGATAGGGGAGACTTTCAAACTGCTAAGCGAGAATGATACCTTTATTGTTTTATCGGATCACGGTTTTTGTAGAATTAAATATAATGTTCAAATAAACCATTTCTTGGAAGAGGAAGGGTATCTTTCTTGGGAAAAAGAGCTTCCAGAAAATATCACAGAAATTTCAAAAGATTCTCTAGCCTATTCTCTTATTCCAGGAAGAATATATTTAAACTTAAAAGGTAGAGAAGAGAAAGGAAATGTCCCATTAGAGAAATATGATAAAATAAGAGAAGAATTAAAAGAAAAATTGTTGAATCTTAGAAGCCCAGAAGGAGAAAAAATAATTGAAAAGGTATTTTTTAGAGAAGAAATATATAAAGGAAAATACCTTGAAAATGCGGCGGATATAATAGCTCATCCTTCTTGGGGGTTTGATTTAAAAGCAAATGTTAATACCTTCTCTATTTGTGAGAAACCAAAGGCAATAGAAGGAATGCACACTTATGAAGACGCTGTAATCTTTGGAGTAGGAATAAATCTAAATAGAGTAAATTCTATAGAGGATCCTCTTAAAGTTTTACTAGAAAATAGTTATTAA